Part of the Sulfuriflexus mobilis genome is shown below.
AGACCCATAACAATAAAGAACTGTGTACGCAGCATTGGAATCAGCTCAGGCTGACGTGCGGCACCTTCAAGAAAGCGGCCACCCAGCACACCAATACCAACGGCTGCACCCAGTGCGCCCAGACCCATCATTAATGCGCCAGCGATGTATAACAGTGCTTGTTCCATGATTATCTCCTGATTAGTTCTCTAAAAATTGAAAATAAAATTACGTAAAAAATTAAATAAATACTTAATGGTGCGAATGCGCCATATCCATATATACGATGGTCAGCGTCATGAAAATAAATGCCTGCAGCGTAACAATCAGAATATGGAAGATCGCCCAACCCATGTGCAGGAAGCCACCAAATATGCCCAGCGTCAGACCGGCATTGAACATGATGGCAATCAGAATAAAGATCATTTCACCGGCGTACATATTACCGAACAGTCGCAGTGACAATGAAATTGGCTTGGCAATCAGTGATACAAATTCGAGCAGGAAGTTAACCGGAATCAGTCCGACTTGAACCACCTTGTTACTTGACTGGAAGGGCATCAGGGTCAATTCACCCGCAAAACCACCGACACCTTTAATCTTCACACTATAGAAAATGGTCAGTAAGAAAATGACGATTGCCATGCCGAAGGTGGCATTCGGATCGGTTGAAGGCACCACCTTCATAAAGGCTGAATGCGGGTCTATACCAAATAATGGCGCCACCCATACTTCAAACGCTTTCGGGATAAAATCAACCGGGATCAGGTCCATGGCGTTCATCAGGAAGACCCAGACAAACACGGTCAGGGCCAGTGGCGCGACCAGGTCATTCTTGGAGGTAAACGATCCACGCACACTGCTATTAATAAATTCGACAATCCACTCGACAAAGTTTTGCAGACCGGCAGGTACCCCTGCGGTGGCAGTCTTCGCCGCTTTATGAAAGAAATACAGAAATATTACACCCAGCAGAATCGACCAAAACATCGTATCCACATGAATCGCCCAAAAACCCATTTCCTTGGCTTCGGCGGCATTATGCGCCAGACCCCAACTCCCGTCAGGATGCTTGCCATAGGTCAGATTTTGCAGGTGATGCTTGATGTAGCCTGTCGTAGTAAGCGTATCTCCAGCCATTGCCTTTTAATCTCAAGTTCTAGAATTCGGTCCGGCGACATATTGTCCTGCGAGCGCCACAATAAAACCGGCTATTAATGCCAGCGGCGGCAGCTTCCATACACCCATACCCAGGGCAAACAGGGCAATTGTCACTACAAATCGCTCTATTGCGCATCGCATCAAGATGCGCAAATTGTGCTCTGCATTGGCCCGCGCCTGGCGTTCTGCCTTGCGCAATGCCCAGTGCTGCAGCAACACGTTAATCAGTATTATCGAACCGCCCAGTAACGTTGCCGCCACGCCGGGCCAGGACAATATATAACCTGCCGCGGCGGCCACCATGACAACACAAAAAACTATAAAAATCAGTTGTCTACGCATTGTTGCTGGCCGTTGGTTCGAGCCGTATGGAAGGTCATCGTTCACCGCGAGGGGTGAGCCGTCATCATTTGATACTAGGATATAGCGTGAAAAATGATTCTGTGACGTTTCAATACGGGCGCGAAGTATAAAGATTCACGCCCACAGGGTCAATCATTGATCTATAAACCACGACTATTTTGTTATTAAAAAAAATAATCACTGCGCCGGGTGGCCAGGATCACCCGTTTTACTTGATATGGCCGAGGATCCCGTCGAGTTCGTCGAGACTATTGTATTGGATGCTGAGCTTGCCTTTGCCCTTGGCCGTGTGCTGGATTTGCACCTTGGCGCCTAACTTGGCCGACAATTCATCCTGAAATCGACGGATATCCGGGTCAAGGTGGGTGGTTGCGGCCGGTTTGGCACGCTTGCTCTGCTCGCTTTCCCTGCGCACCAGTTGTTCGGTTTCACGCACTGACAGGCCTCGCTTGACGACCTGCTGTGCGGCGGTGGTTTGTGCATTTCCGCGCAGGCCCAGCAGGGCGCGGCCATGGCCCATCTCCAGATCACCCTTCTCGAGCATACGCTGCACGCCCTCATTCAGCTCCTGCAGGCGCAGCAGATTCGACACCGCGGCACGCGAGCGACCCACGGCCTCGGCGGCCTGCTGGTGGGTCATCTCAAACTCATTGATCAGGCGCTGCAGGGCGTGGGCCTCTTCGAGTGGGTTCAGGTCTTCGCGCTGGATATTCTCAATAAGCGCCATGGCGATGGCGGCAGAGTCCGAGACGTCGCGGATCACGGCCGGGATATTGTGCAGACCAGCCAGTTGCGAGGCACGCCAGCGGCGTTCACCGGCGATGATCTCGTACTTGCCGCCGCCAATCGGTCGCACGACGATCGGCTGCACCACACCCTGGGCACGAATCGAGTCAGCCAGTTCCTGCAGGCTCTCGTTATGCATGTCGACACGCGGCTGATACTTGCCGCGTTGCATCAGGTCGATAGGGAGTTCGCGCAGGTCATTGTTCTTGCCAGCCGGTTCGTTCGTTGCGGAAATGGCGGCACCGCCAAGCAATGCATCCAGGCCTCGCCCGAGTCCACGTTTTTTTGTTGCCATGCTTTTGATATTCCTGAAGGTAAGCGTTTGCTAACCGCCGGCCGCTTCGGCGACGGGTTGTTGCTGTTGTTCTCGACGTAAAATTTCACCGGCCAAGGCCAGATAGGCCTGCGCGCCACGCGAGGCCTTGTCATAGACAATCACCGGCATGCCGTGGCTCGGCGCCTCGGCCAGGCGGACATTTCTTGGTACCAGGGTACGATAAACCCGATCACCGAAGTGGGTCATGAGTTGATTTGAGACATCATTGGCCAGCTTGTTGCGCGGGTCAAACATGGTGCGTAACAGGCCTTCGATCTGTAAGCCCGGGTTCACACTCGCCCGAATCTGTTCGATGGTCTCGACCAGGGCCGATAATCCCTCGAGTGCATAATATTCACACTGCATCGGGATGATCACGCCTTGCGCGGCGGTCAGGGCATTCAGAGTCAACATATTCAGAGAGGGCGGACAATCGATTAATATGTAATCGTAGTCATCGCTCACTTCAGCCAGGGCATCGCGCAAACGACGCTCACGCCCCTCACTGTTCATCAGGGCCACTTCCGCCGCGGTCAGGTCGCTGTTGCTCGGCAGCACACTCAGACCGGGTAACTCTGTATCCAGTCGGCTCTGGGCGATCGTTGCCTCACCGAGCAAGACATCACACACTGTTCGTTCGACTTCATACTTGTCGATGCCGGAACCCATGGTCGCATTACCCTGCGGGTCGAGGTCGATCAACAACACACGACGTTTGGTCACCGCCAGCGAGGCGGCAAGATTCACGCAGGTCGTGGTTTTTCCGACGCCGCCCTTCTGATTTGTGATGGCAAAAATTCGACTCATGGTGTCTGTTCAACACTCTTTAATCTTATATTAAGAGGTTATTCCCACAGCGGGGTCGACTAGTTTCCGCCCTCAGGCGTCAACTTGCAAGGAGATCTGGTCACAGATTTTGTTTTAGAACCAGCACATGCCGCTCGCCGACCACGCCCGGCACGGCGAGTTTATGGGCTTCGCAGGACCATTGTCTCGGCAAGTGATTGATTTCCTCCTCCGGCAATTTACCTTTCATCGCCAGCAGACAGCCCTTATCAGCAAGCAGGTGTCCTGTGGCGGCAACAAAATCCCCCGTGGCGGTAAAGGCCCGTGAGGTAATCGTGTCGAATAAGGCCTTGGGCGCATAGTCCTCGATCCGTGCCTGTACCACTTCAACATTCTTCAGGCCCAGTTCTGCCACGGTCTGGGTGACAAAGCGGGTGCGTTTCAGGGCGCTGTCGAGCAAGACAAACTCGCATTCGGGTTCGGCAATCGCCAGCGGGATACCGGGCAGGCCGGCGCCGGTGCCGACATCGAGGATACGCCGGCCCGCTAGGTAGGGGCGGATACTCAGGGCATCAAGCAGGTGTTGGGGCACCATCTGAGCCGGATCGCGGACCGCGGTCAGGTTATAGACCTTGTTCCACTTTTCGAGCAGCGTTAGGTACCGCAGTAATGCAGATTGCTGGTCTTCGTCCAGGGCGCATTGCATTGTGTGTAAACCCTGTGCAAGCGCACTGGCCAAAGACATACAGCATCCTTATCGGGGTGAGTGTTTACTTCGCCTTATCATCTGCCATGGTGGCAGCATTCGTCAGGTTGTTGAGGGCACCGGTCATCTTCTTGACGATCTCGGCGCGGTCCTTAATGCCATGACGGTTGGCAATATACTTTGGGTCATTGTAGGTCAGCCAGACCTGGCCCTTTTTATCTTCCCAGGCCAGGGCCTTCAGCGGCAGGTCGATGCCGGAGGTCTGGTTGCTGGTGAACATATGGCTACCCAGTTTAGGGTTACCGAAGATCAACAATTCAGTAGGGCGTAAGGGAATGCCGATTTTCTTTGCCCCGGCATCGTGGCTCCAGCGCGTGACAATGGTGATGCCCTTTTCCTTTAGTGCATTTTCGAGTCGGTCGAGGGTGACCTTGACGCTGTGGTGACTTTTTTTATTGATCAAGCCCTGGTTGTCGGCAACGGCCATACTGCTCATCATTAACATTATCCCTAACAGTAAGATCTTCTTCATGGTGGATTCCTCTTCTCGTTTTTACTTCCTTAAGGTTAAGCAGGTCACGTTCCTCGCGAACTGGCCTGCCAGAAAAGCTTTACAGCATATGCCTTCGACCACAGTGAGGGCTGTGAGTTTCCCGCTTATGCCTGCTTACGCTCGCGCTTTTTCAGGTGCACCAATAATAAAGAAATCGCCGCCGGTGTCACACCCGGGATACGTGAGGCCTGGGCGATAGTGGCCGGTCGCTGCGCACTAAACTTCTGCGCCACCTCGGTCGACAGGCCGATGACATTGCTATAGTCGATGTCTTCAGGCAGGGCCTTGGCCTCGTTGCGGCGCAGGCGTTCGATCTCGTCACGCTGGCGATCAATATAACCGGCATACTTGGCCTGTACCTGTACCTGTTCAGCGACAACCGGATCTGCCACACCCGGTCCCGCGCACAACAGGCTGGTCAGTACGTCATAATTCACATCCGGGCGGCGTAACAGGTCCATGAGTGAGGCCTCACGGGAGAGCGTCTGACCGATCACGCGGATCATGTCTTCATCTGGCACACTGCCGGGGCGCAGCCATGTTGTGCGCAGACGCTGCTGTTCCTGCTCAATCGCCTCGCGCTTGGTATCAAAGGCACGCCAGCGCGCATCGTCCACCAGACCCATCTCACGGCCTGCTTCGGTCAGGCGCAGGTCGGCATTGTCTTCACGTAATAACAAACGGTACTCGGCCCGGCTCGTGAACATACGATAGGGCTCGTTCGTCCCGCAGGTGACAAGGTCGTCAATGAGCACACCCATATAGGCCTCATCGCGGCGCGGTGACCAGGCCTCCTGTTCTCGTGTCTGCCGGGCCGCATTCAAGCCGGCGATCAGGCCCTGTGCGGCGGCCTCTTCATAGCCGGTAGTGCCGTTGATCTGGCCGGCAAAGAACAAACCCTGGATATATTTCGTTTCCAGTGACGGCCTCAGGTCACGCGGGTCAAAATAATCATATTCGATTGCGTAACCGGGGCGGGTGATATGCGCGTTCTCAAAACCCTTGATGGAACGCACAAAGGCATACTGCACATCAAACGGCAGACTGGTCGAGATGCCGTTCGGGTAAACCTCGTACGTGTTCAGGCCCTCCGGCTCGATAAAGATCTGATGTGAATCCTTGTCGGCAAAGCGCACGATCTTGTCTTCAATCGACGGACAGTAGCGCGGGCCGACGCCTTCAATAACACCGGTATACATCGGCGAACGATCCAGGCCGTTGCGAATCAGGTCGTGGGTCTGTGCACTCGTATAGGTAATGTAACAGGGCAGTTGTTGCGGGTGTTCGGCAACTGAGCCCATAAATGAGAACACCGGCTCCGGTCTATCACCGTCCTGTTTCGCCAAGCCGGCATAATCAATCGTGCGGCCATCGATGCGCGGCGGCGTACCGGTCTTCAGGCGCTCAACCCGGAAGGGTAGTTCGCGCAGACGTTCTGACAGGGCATTCGCCGGTGGGTCCCCTGCACGACCGCCCTGATAATTGGCCTCACCGATATGGATGCGGCCACCGAGGAAGGTGCCGACCGTCAACACCACAGTACGGGCGGCAAAACGCAGGCCCATCTGCGTGACCACACCCGTGACCCGCTCGCCTTCAACCATCAGGTCATCGACGGCCTGCTGAAAGATCGACAGGTTCGGGCTGGCCGCTCCCGGCTTCCTGCCTCCTGCGGCATTAGGACCTCCATGTCCGTCATTCTCCAGCGCATTGCGCACGAACTGTTTGTATAGCGCGCGATCGGCCTGCGCACGGGTCGCGCGCACGGCCGGGCCCTTGCTCGCGTTCAGGGTCCGAAACTGGATACCGGCATGGTCAATGGCGCGCGCCATCAGGCCACCGAGGGCATCGACCTCTTTAACCAGGTGGCCCTTGCCGATGCCGCCAATGGCCGGGTTACAACTCATCTGCCCGAGGGTATCGATATTATGTGTCAGCAGCAGGGTACGCGCACCCGTGCGCGCCGCGGCCAGGGCGGCCTCGGTGCCGGCGTGTCCGCCGCCGATCACAATCACATCAAAACTTTCTTTCACAAAAAACCCTTAAAAATCACTTAGATATAGGATATTTCAGTATTTTACTTGTCTTTGACTTAAATTACCTACATATATTTAAAAATATCTTTATAAGATTCTTATTAGATTCTAATAAGACTTTAATTAGATACTTATTTCTCTAAATTGACTATAATTTCATCAATATATGAATAATTATATTGCTGTGAATACCAATGGCTAAACGAAATGGAATCGACACAACTAAACTTCAACCAACAGTTGACGTAAATACTCGTCGCATTGTCGAAGAAATGATTCAATTAGGAATTTACGGCTCAAATTCTTCAGAAGTTACTTCGTGGATCATTAGAACTTGGATTTGGGAAAATCATAAGTCTCTTAGGGAAAATGGAATTGATATATCTAGAATTAAATAATGGACTAATAACGAGATGATTGATCGCAGACATTTAATCAATGCGCCTATAAAAGAAGCATTAATTGATATCCAAGTTGTATTACCAGATGATATCGACTTGTCCCAATTTCAATCATATACACTTAATGGCTACCCAACTAGTGACCCTATTAACCAAGGTAAATTCGGGTTTCACTTAGAGCAGGGAAGACCTGCCCGCACAAGTATCGATGAAAGCTTTTTAGGTATAAGATTTACAACAGCGGATGAAACACAAGTAGTTCAGTTTAAGAAAAATGGATTTACATTTAGCAGGTTAGAACCGTATGAGAATTGGGAGACTATGCGTGACGAAGCGCATAGACTTTGGGATATTTATAAAGATATGTTCAACCCCACTAGGATTATTAGGGCTGCAACAAGATATATCAATTTATTAAATATACCTGGAGCTCATTATGAAAATATACAACAATTTTTAATTGCTCCACCAGTTATACCTAAAGGATTGCCAACTTCTATTGATAGTTATCTATCGAGAGTTGTAATTTCTGAAGAATCTTTTGGGGGTAAATGTATAGTTACACATGCACTTGAACAATTTGATGAAGATAATAATATATCGCCAATTGTTTTAGATATTGATACATTTATTGATTGCCAAATCGATATAGGCGATGAAAGCAATTGTTGGGGTGCATTAGAACAATTACATGATTTTAAAAATCTTATATTTTTCGAAAGCATAACTGAAGAAATGGCGGAGCTTTGTAAATGAGTGCTTTAACTTTAAACGATATTGGTTTTGAAGATCGAATATTTAATACAGGTTCTAGCAAAAGTTCCAATCACCTTGCAGAACTTATAAAACTATCGTTAAATCATTATGAAGAGCCTGTTTCTTTACAGAGGAAATCTCGTTCTTTAGCATCCCTGCAAGATTTCTTTAACGAACACTCTACAGAAAATTGGGATGGTTATGGTGCTCTACCACTATCTAATGATGCACTAGCTGATTGTAAGGAATTTCTTAAAAATATTCCTGCGGATGTTTCTTTTCCAGATTTAATACCCGAACCAAGTGGTGGTATAGGTTTTCAGTGGAAGAAATCTAAGGATTGGGTTTTCATCGTAAGCTTTAAGGGAAATAATATCTTATCGTATGCTGGAATATTCGGTGCAGGAAACAAAAACCATGGCCAACATATTTTCCGTAACAGCATTCCCAAAATTATTCTCGAGAATATTAAACGCATTATCGTTTAAGCGCGAATCAGAGGATGATCTTACGATAGCTCATCGTGAGCCTATCTCAAGATATATATTTAATAAGAGGCACTTCCGAAGACTAAAAGGCACCGTAGAGTATGGTGCCTTTTTACCTAACCCAAAAAACAATGAAACTTCTGTCTTTAGAGTTAAAGGGCTGTCAGAAGATAGAATATGGAATATAGGTTTCAATCATGTTGCTAAAGATCGAATTGAAAGTCTAAAGTCTCGTGCTGATATTTTATCTACAGATATATCAATACTTTCTGATAACGTGCTATCCGTCGTAAAAGAAACCTCCTCACATAAACTTCATGCAAATATTGTAGGTTGGCCTAGTGAGGATCATGAACAAATAATGCTTGCTACAGAACTTGCGAATGAATCCAAGCTAGTCTTGCCGCCTAAATAGCCATTTTCTTACTTACCTATACAGAAACTGCTGAAAATCGCGCCGAGCAGATCATCGCTGCTGTACTCCCCGGTGATCTCGCCCAGCGCATGGTGGGCCTGCCTGAGGTCCTCGGCGAGCAACTCACCGGCCTGCGCCTGCTCCAGTGCCTGCAGGCCATGTCCGACCAGGTCTGTCGCACGCTGCAAGGCATCCAGATGACGACGGCGGGCACTAAAGGTGTTCGTCGTCGCCTCACGGTAGCCGGCACAATCCTTTAGATAGGTCTTCAGCGCGGTGATCCCAAGGCCTGCCTTGGCCGAGACGTAGACGTGTTCACCTTGTTCATTGTGTTCGACGTCCGCCCCATGCCCGCTTAGGTCGATCTTGTTATGCACCCTCGTTATGGGCAAGCCTTTTGGCAAACGACTTAGCAGCGCCTCCGCCTCGGCCGTCATGCCCTGCTGATCGTCGACGACAAACAATATGCGGTCGGCCTTTTCGATCTCCTGCCAGGCGCGACGAATGCCCTCTTGCTCAACTTCATCACCGGCCTCGCGCAGTCCGGCCGTATCAATAATCTGCAGGGGCAAACCGTCGATCTGGATCGACTCGCGCAACACATCTCGCGTGGTACCGGGAATAGCGGTAACAATAGCCGTGTCGCGTGCGGCGAGGGCATTTAACAGACTCGATTTACCGGCATTCGGCAGGCCGGCGATCACCAACACCAGGCCTTCACGTAAGACACAACCCTGTTGGGCATCGGCCATCAACTGTTGCAGGGAGCCGAGCAGGGCACGGACGTCTTTGCGCACCTTGTCGTCGCCAAGAAAATCGATCTCCTCTTCGGGAAAGTCGATCGCGGCCTCAACATAGATACGCAACTGCACCATCTCATCAGACAACGCATGCACCTGTCTGGAGAACTCGCCCTCGAGTGAACGCAGTGCGGCACGTGCCGCCTGACTACTGCCACTGTCGATAAGGTCGGCGATCGCCTCGGCCTGGATCAGGTCGAGGCGATCATTCATAAAGGCACGTTCGGAAAATTCACCGGGTCGGGCCGGTCGGGCACCGAGACGACAGGCCTCGGCGAGCAGCATATCCATGACCACGGTGCCACCATGGCCCTGGAGTTCAAGGACGTCTTCACCGGTAAAGGAATTCGGCGCGGGGAAATACAGGGCAACACCCTCATCGATGCTGTTGTCTTCGGCATCACGAAAACGCCGCAATACCGCCTTGCGCGCCGGTGGCAACGCTCCGAGCAGGGCCTCGGCGATACTTGTCACCTTTGGCCCGGAGAGGCGGACGATGCCGATGCCGCCGCGACCGGGTGGCGTCGCCAGGGCAGCAATGGTTTCGTTACTCAAGCGCAACTCCTTACGCTATATCTCCGGCCATCAACACATAGTGTGCTAGCCAGCGATGCGTTTCGTGATCACCCACTGCTGCGTAATAGACAGGACGTTATTCGCCACCCAGTACAGCACCAGGCCGGACGGGAAGAAGGCGAAGAACACGGTGAAGACGATCGGCAACATCATCATGATCTTGGCCTGTACCGGGTCGATGGGTGCCGGATTCAGCTTTTGCTGAATCAGCATCGAGGCCCCCATAAGCAGGGGCAAGACGTAGTAAGGGTCTTTACTGGAGAGGTCATCCAGCCAGAGGATGAACGGCGCCTGGCGCATCTCGACACTTTCCAGCAACACCCAATAGAGGGCGATAAAGACCGGGATCTGCACAAGGATAGGCAGACAACCACCGAGTGGATTGATCTTCTCTTCCTTGTAGATCTTCATCATCGCCTGTTGCATGCCCTGCTTGTCATCACCAAAGCGTTCCTTCAGGGACTGCAGACGCGGGTGGACGCGACGCAGGTTGGCCATGGATTTGTAACTGGTCTCTGACAGCTTGTAGAACATCAGCTTGATAGCAATCGTCAGCAGGATAATCGTCCAGCCCCAGTTACCGACTACCGACTGGATCCATTTCATGAGCCAGAAGATCGGTTCGGCTAGAATGGTCAGCCAACCATAGTCGACGGTCAGCTCCAGGTTTGGCGCCAGCTCTTTTAACTGCTCTTGCAGTTTCGGGCCGACGTAGGCACGTGCCTTGATACTGCCGCTACTGCCCGGGGCAATACTGGCCTGTGGGGTAACCATACCAATGACGTACTTGTTACCCTCGGAGACTTTTGTATAGGCGTGGTGAGTTTGACCCTCGTCACCAATCCAGGCGCCGACGAAGTAGTGCTGGATCATGGCCACCCAACCCTGTTTGATCTCCAGCTTCAGGTCCTGGTCCTGCATGTCATCGAAATTAATCTTTTCGTAGGGATTGTCTTTCGTCGAAACCACACCGCCGGTATAGGTGTAAAGGAAGCGGGACTTTTCAACACCGGTATCCTCGGTGCGTTTGAACTGACGATACATGCTGCCCTGCCAGGCCTTCGGCGTGTGATTGGCGACGCGGTATTCAAGTTCAAAGTCGTAACGCCCACGGTGGAAGGTATACACCTTGTCAACAACCAGGCCTTCGGCATTACGCCAGTGCAGGACAACTTCAAGTTTGTCCTCACCGTCTTTGAGGCTGTAACGGTCGGCGTCGCTACTATAAGGTGCGGAATGATTTGGTGCACCACCGCCTAACAGGCCCGTCTGGCTAATAAACAGGTGTGGCATCCGATCACTCAGGCCGTCGCTCATCAGGGCAAACGGCTGATCCGGCTCCTTGGCCGTGGTCGGATACTTTAAAAGGTAGGCCTTCTTAATATCACCGCCCTGGCTATCGAGTTCGATGTCGTAGACATCCGTATGCACCTTGATGCGCTTGCCGCGGCTGGCCACGCTATCCGGCGTAGCACGCAGACTGGCAACCGTGCCCGGTGCCTGCGGCACATCTGCCGGTGCAGCGGCGGTTACGTCCTGACCAGTGGCCTGCGTGGCAACCGGTGTAGCGGTCTGGCCATAATCTTTCTCCCATGCCTGCCACATCATAAATACAACCAGGACGAGGGCGGCGAAAAGCATTGTGCGGAATGTATCCATCTTCTATTTCTTCTTTAACTCGTTTAATTCAGGGACCGGGTCCATACCGCCCGGGTGCCAGGGGTGACAACGCAGGATGCGACGAATGGCGAGATAAACGCCGCGCAAACTTCCGTGCCGTTCAATAGCGGTATGAGCATAACAGGAACAGGTCGGGTAGAAACGACACTGCTGACCCACCCACGGGCTGAGAACCAGTTGGTAAAAGCGGATGAGGCCGATCAGGATTCTTTGCATCGCTGGTTAAGAACCTTCCAGTGTTTGTTAAGTGCGCCAGTAATGATTTCGTTGCTGGTATTATCCACGCCCTTGCGCGCCAATACCACGATATCAAGTCCGGACAACAAGGTCTGGTTATGTCGAAAACTTTCTCGAATGAGTCGCTTGATACGGTTTCTGTCTACCGCCTGACGTATGTGTTTTTTGGCAATGGCCAAACCCAAGCGCGGATAGGTTTGTTGATTGGCGACGGCTAACACAGTGAATTCTGGACT
Proteins encoded:
- the yidC gene encoding membrane protein insertase YidC, with the protein product MDTFRTMLFAALVLVVFMMWQAWEKDYGQTATPVATQATGQDVTAAAPADVPQAPGTVASLRATPDSVASRGKRIKVHTDVYDIELDSQGGDIKKAYLLKYPTTAKEPDQPFALMSDGLSDRMPHLFISQTGLLGGGAPNHSAPYSSDADRYSLKDGEDKLEVVLHWRNAEGLVVDKVYTFHRGRYDFELEYRVANHTPKAWQGSMYRQFKRTEDTGVEKSRFLYTYTGGVVSTKDNPYEKINFDDMQDQDLKLEIKQGWVAMIQHYFVGAWIGDEGQTHHAYTKVSEGNKYVIGMVTPQASIAPGSSGSIKARAYVGPKLQEQLKELAPNLELTVDYGWLTILAEPIFWLMKWIQSVVGNWGWTIILLTIAIKLMFYKLSETSYKSMANLRRVHPRLQSLKERFGDDKQGMQQAMMKIYKEEKINPLGGCLPILVQIPVFIALYWVLLESVEMRQAPFILWLDDLSSKDPYYVLPLLMGASMLIQQKLNPAPIDPVQAKIMMMLPIVFTVFFAFFPSGLVLYWVANNVLSITQQWVITKRIAG
- the yidD gene encoding membrane protein insertion efficiency factor YidD, whose translation is MQRILIGLIRFYQLVLSPWVGQQCRFYPTCSCYAHTAIERHGSLRGVYLAIRRILRCHPWHPGGMDPVPELNELKKK
- the rnpA gene encoding ribonuclease P protein component codes for the protein MSETDFSRRLRLTCPADFQHVFQQACKSTSPEFTVLAVANQQTYPRLGLAIAKKHIRQAVDRNRIKRLIRESFRHNQTLLSGLDIVVLARKGVDNTSNEIITGALNKHWKVLNQRCKES